The following coding sequences lie in one Alloacidobacterium dinghuense genomic window:
- a CDS encoding alpha/beta hydrolase family protein encodes MQRRPLFRCCLPLLFFVASACAVAQSKRPMTFEDMMKMRRLGDIAVSPDGHWVLFGVTDVDLAKNTRTSHLWIVPTAGGDEKPLTASLAGESRGRFSPDGKQILFQSARDVGQQTWLAPFDTGTGTIGDAHKLTSISTEADGAIWSPDGQNILFVSSVYPDCKDDACNKQRDVERAQSKVKAQVFTHLLYRHWNAFTGDKRSHLFLVSVNSGVPRDLTPGDEHDVPPFSLGGPDGYAFSPDGKEIAFAENLDPVPAISTNSDIFTLRLDDPNAKPVKISTSPGGDHSPAYSPDGKYIAWRSQARAGYESDRFRLMLYDRATGQERELLPKLDRWVDEFTWAPDSKTIYFASGATGGERILQANVEGPAPGLNVISPGGEYGDIHLSPDGKYLFASKQTIRTPSEIYLLELGHVVSTADVTAAKAHRTLYEPIQFEAMFDTVAEKSLTHLNDELLQQLDLPEMETFSFQSNDRTLVQGFLIKPPAFDRNKKYPVKFLIHGGPQGAWGDSWSYRWNAELLAANGYVVVMINPRGSTGYGQAFVDGVNGDWGGKPYIDLMRGLDYAEQHYSFIDKTRECALGASYGGYMADWILGHTNRFKCIVSHDGMFNPESAYGTTEELWFNEWEFKGTPWTNRALYRKWSPMLAETNFKTPTLVVHSQLDYRLDVSEGYQLFTTLQRMNVPSKMLYFPDEGHWVLKPQNSQLWYKTVNDWVDQWTKQ; translated from the coding sequence ATGCAGAGACGTCCGTTGTTCCGGTGCTGCTTACCATTGTTGTTCTTTGTAGCCAGCGCGTGCGCTGTCGCACAAAGCAAGCGGCCGATGACCTTCGAAGACATGATGAAGATGCGGCGGCTGGGCGATATCGCTGTTTCTCCCGATGGCCATTGGGTTCTGTTTGGTGTGACCGACGTGGATCTGGCAAAAAACACGCGCACTTCGCACCTATGGATTGTGCCCACAGCCGGCGGCGATGAGAAGCCGCTGACTGCTTCTTTGGCGGGCGAGAGCCGCGGGCGGTTTTCACCGGATGGGAAGCAGATTCTGTTTCAGAGCGCGCGCGATGTGGGACAGCAGACATGGCTCGCTCCATTTGATACCGGCACAGGCACAATTGGCGACGCGCATAAGCTGACGAGCATCAGCACCGAGGCGGATGGAGCGATCTGGTCGCCGGATGGGCAGAATATTCTCTTTGTTTCTTCGGTCTATCCGGATTGCAAGGACGACGCCTGCAACAAGCAGCGGGATGTGGAGCGGGCACAATCGAAAGTAAAGGCACAGGTCTTCACGCATCTGCTCTACCGGCACTGGAATGCATTTACCGGTGACAAGAGGAGCCACCTTTTTCTCGTTTCTGTGAATAGCGGCGTCCCGCGCGATCTGACTCCGGGGGATGAGCATGATGTTCCGCCGTTCTCGCTTGGCGGCCCGGATGGTTATGCGTTTTCTCCGGATGGGAAAGAGATTGCATTCGCGGAGAACCTTGATCCGGTTCCGGCGATCAGTACGAATTCCGATATCTTTACGCTGCGGCTGGATGATCCGAATGCGAAGCCGGTGAAGATTTCGACCAGTCCCGGCGGTGATCACTCACCTGCCTATTCGCCGGACGGAAAATACATCGCGTGGCGCTCGCAGGCTCGGGCGGGATATGAAAGCGATCGCTTTCGGTTGATGCTGTATGACCGCGCGACGGGGCAAGAAAGAGAACTGCTACCGAAGCTTGATCGTTGGGTGGATGAGTTCACGTGGGCGCCGGATTCGAAGACGATCTACTTCGCGAGTGGGGCAACAGGAGGCGAAAGAATTCTTCAAGCTAATGTCGAAGGTCCCGCTCCGGGATTGAATGTCATCTCTCCCGGTGGGGAATATGGCGACATACATCTATCACCAGATGGAAAATATCTTTTTGCCTCTAAGCAAACTATTCGTACGCCAAGTGAAATCTATCTTCTGGAGTTGGGGCATGTCGTCTCAACTGCGGATGTCACGGCTGCTAAAGCTCACCGAACTCTCTATGAGCCTATACAGTTTGAGGCAATGTTCGACACCGTCGCAGAAAAATCGCTCACTCATTTAAACGATGAATTGCTTCAGCAGCTTGACTTGCCCGAGATGGAGACCTTCTCTTTCCAATCGAATGATCGCACTCTGGTACAGGGCTTCCTCATCAAGCCGCCAGCCTTCGATCGCAACAAGAAATACCCCGTCAAATTCCTCATCCACGGAGGCCCGCAGGGCGCGTGGGGCGATAGCTGGAGTTATCGTTGGAATGCGGAGCTTCTTGCCGCGAACGGCTATGTCGTCGTGATGATCAATCCGCGCGGATCGACCGGGTATGGGCAGGCCTTCGTTGACGGCGTGAATGGCGACTGGGGCGGAAAGCCTTACATCGACCTGATGCGCGGGCTCGATTACGCCGAGCAGCACTACAGCTTCATTGACAAGACGCGCGAGTGCGCACTGGGCGCAAGCTACGGCGGCTATATGGCTGACTGGATTCTTGGGCACACGAATCGCTTCAAGTGCATCGTCTCGCACGATGGCATGTTCAATCCGGAATCGGCTTACGGAACGACGGAAGAGCTCTGGTTCAACGAGTGGGAGTTCAAGGGCACTCCCTGGACGAACCGCGCGCTCTACCGAAAATGGTCGCCGATGCTGGCCGAAACAAACTTCAAGACGCCGACGCTCGTCGTTCACAGCCAGCTCGATTACCGGCTCGATGTTTCCGAGGGCTATCAGCTCTTCACCACGCTGCAGCGGATGAATGTGCCATCAAAAATGCTCTACTTCCCCGATGAAGGGCACTGGGTGCTGAAGCCGCAGAATTCGCAACTCTGGTATAAGACGGTGAACGATTGGGTGGACCAATGGACGAAGCAGTAA
- a CDS encoding regulatory protein RecX: MSFGRAPKKKQPLDEVALYEYAIGALGRRMRTVAELKRAMRARVEENESGEAKIDRVVARLKEQRYLNDTIYASDYARLRQENSSFGKRRVQQDLIQKGVHANVIAKTLDAAYENVNEEELARQHLTRKRVRKPANEKEAARVMRMLVRAGFSTGVIFKILKKWDVDDEALSALESIDIEDNAGAE, from the coding sequence ATGAGCTTCGGCCGCGCACCTAAGAAGAAACAACCTCTCGATGAAGTAGCCCTCTATGAATACGCCATCGGCGCCCTAGGACGCCGCATGCGCACCGTCGCCGAGCTGAAGCGAGCGATGCGCGCGCGTGTCGAAGAAAACGAGTCAGGCGAGGCAAAGATCGACCGCGTCGTTGCGCGGCTCAAAGAGCAGCGCTATCTCAATGACACCATCTACGCGTCAGACTATGCGCGGCTGCGTCAGGAGAACTCGAGCTTCGGCAAGCGGCGTGTGCAGCAGGACCTGATCCAAAAGGGTGTGCATGCGAACGTGATCGCAAAGACGCTCGACGCCGCTTACGAAAATGTCAACGAAGAAGAGTTGGCGCGCCAACACCTGACACGAAAACGCGTTCGCAAGCCAGCCAATGAAAAAGAAGCTGCGCGCGTGATGCGGATGCTGGTGCGCGCAGGCTTCTCAACAGGTGTGATCTTCAAAATTCTTAAGAAGTGGGATGTCGATGATGAGGCGCTCTCCGCGCTCGAATCGATCGACATCGAAGACAACGCCGGTGCTGAATAA
- a CDS encoding HNH endonuclease, with product MIHARKQKHATAPREEVRVHSGSTMQSPVLVLNASYEPINICGARRALVLVLKGIAKTEEEQGAMLHAARVRMPMPSVIRLLEYRRIPHQTRALSRKNILLRDRNSCQYCGVVLPASELTLDHVIPRSRGGLSTWENLVACCHSCNRRKGNQLLHELEDMKLLREPRPFTLHTSRHIMRMIGHSDQKWRKYLYY from the coding sequence ATGATTCACGCGCGCAAACAGAAGCATGCCACTGCTCCACGCGAAGAGGTGCGGGTGCATTCTGGCTCCACGATGCAATCACCGGTGCTGGTATTAAATGCATCCTATGAGCCGATCAACATTTGCGGAGCGCGCCGCGCGCTGGTGCTGGTGCTGAAAGGCATCGCCAAGACCGAGGAGGAACAGGGTGCGATGCTGCATGCGGCACGGGTGCGCATGCCGATGCCCTCAGTGATCCGTCTGCTGGAATACCGGCGCATTCCGCACCAGACCCGGGCCTTGTCGCGCAAGAATATTCTGCTGCGCGACCGTAATAGCTGCCAATATTGCGGCGTCGTGCTGCCCGCCAGTGAGCTGACGCTCGACCACGTGATTCCGCGTTCGCGCGGAGGCTTGTCTACCTGGGAGAACCTTGTCGCCTGCTGCCATTCCTGCAACCGGCGCAAGGGAAATCAATTGTTGCACGAACTTGAAGATATGAAGCTACTGCGCGAGCCGCGCCCCTTCACGCTGCACACGAGCCGGCACATCATGCGGATGATCGGGCACAGCGATCAGAAGTGGCGGAAATATCTTTACTACTGA
- a CDS encoding ATP-binding protein, whose product MTEFYRIPALVLLSMLLVAFALLYLQTRTTRRLLWLIGWSMVLLRLAMETAGKRSPGVGFALSNAGLVLAPMMFLGSMSPLGFRRWPKILYAYVFAVPSVIFAVLISLYPHPNLPVRIALMLCTITVVYVAVLWNGRRNLLPSWFTLPFSLVIGCAGLWLTYKGQYMFVVYLAQASTNLMTGLLFASAFRRFSPGVIFASAGFLLWTTPVFLDFIFLQPVSPVMVLVGRGVNLIKVMTAVGMILIVLEDELALNKAAKERDHRARIEMERYSEIDLSLLSDVNAEAAYQHACEVIVEVSRFSQAMLLLRDVEGHFRVVAHSGMEEALVAGLNAMIKRATHEEVERFRQSESIAVEMGNTLQVDLRPLFVADDPLEQLGYFKTHAIPLETRKGVAEGCLFLSGLKQPERPLQADDLLPVELLVARLAAMREHNALMQRVARSEKLAGLGQLAAGVAHELNNPLTVVLGYSQILEETLEDHPALESVSLIRGEAQRMRQIIESMLRFWRPSPVEHVAVSVAEILRDIYQLRRADFNRHQIELQLHLAKGLPDVDGNKNQLQQMFLHLINNSLDAFGACNSEEAKALRVEASHDEDGVRVLISDNGPGFLDPNRAFDPFFVTKSPRAGAGKGLSVCYAIARDHGGEISAYNLQPHGAALVIQLPLPRRRHEDELSDEALAR is encoded by the coding sequence ATGACCGAGTTCTATCGCATACCGGCCCTGGTGCTCTTGAGCATGTTGCTGGTTGCCTTTGCGCTGCTCTATCTGCAGACGCGAACGACGCGAAGGCTGCTCTGGCTGATCGGGTGGAGCATGGTATTGCTTCGCCTGGCCATGGAGACCGCCGGAAAACGCTCGCCAGGAGTTGGCTTTGCGCTTTCGAATGCCGGCCTGGTTCTGGCGCCAATGATGTTTCTCGGCTCGATGTCGCCGCTCGGCTTCAGGCGCTGGCCCAAGATCCTGTACGCCTATGTCTTCGCGGTTCCGTCGGTTATCTTCGCGGTGCTCATTTCGCTCTATCCGCACCCGAACCTTCCAGTACGCATTGCGCTGATGCTGTGCACGATTACCGTGGTCTATGTCGCGGTATTGTGGAACGGGCGGAGAAACCTGCTGCCGTCGTGGTTCACACTCCCCTTCTCGCTCGTGATTGGCTGCGCTGGTCTTTGGCTGACTTACAAAGGCCAATACATGTTTGTTGTTTATCTGGCGCAAGCCAGCACCAATCTGATGACCGGCCTGCTCTTTGCGTCGGCTTTTCGCCGCTTCAGCCCTGGGGTGATATTCGCTTCGGCAGGCTTTCTGCTATGGACCACGCCTGTTTTTCTCGACTTCATCTTCCTGCAACCGGTTAGTCCCGTGATGGTTCTGGTTGGCCGTGGCGTGAACCTCATTAAGGTGATGACCGCCGTGGGCATGATTCTGATCGTGCTGGAAGATGAACTCGCGCTGAACAAGGCCGCCAAGGAGCGGGATCACCGCGCGCGTATAGAGATGGAGCGATATTCGGAGATCGATCTTTCGTTGCTCTCCGATGTAAACGCGGAAGCCGCGTATCAACATGCATGCGAAGTGATTGTGGAGGTGAGCCGCTTCAGCCAGGCGATGCTGCTCCTGCGGGATGTGGAGGGGCATTTCAGGGTAGTGGCGCACTCAGGCATGGAGGAGGCGCTTGTCGCGGGGCTGAACGCGATGATTAAGCGCGCTACGCATGAGGAAGTCGAACGCTTCCGGCAAAGCGAGAGCATTGCCGTCGAGATGGGCAACACCTTGCAGGTGGACCTGCGGCCGCTTTTCGTCGCGGATGATCCCCTGGAGCAGTTGGGATATTTCAAAACGCATGCGATTCCATTGGAAACGCGAAAAGGTGTGGCGGAAGGATGCCTGTTCCTGAGCGGGTTGAAGCAGCCTGAACGCCCGTTGCAGGCCGATGATCTGCTTCCGGTGGAGCTCCTGGTAGCGCGTCTCGCGGCCATGCGCGAACACAATGCGCTGATGCAGCGTGTTGCGCGTTCGGAAAAACTTGCAGGGCTTGGGCAACTTGCGGCCGGTGTTGCGCATGAGCTGAACAATCCGTTGACGGTCGTGCTCGGCTACTCGCAGATACTCGAAGAGACGCTCGAGGATCATCCGGCTCTGGAAAGTGTGTCGCTCATCCGCGGTGAGGCGCAGCGTATGCGGCAGATTATTGAAAGCATGCTGCGCTTCTGGAGACCCTCTCCGGTGGAGCACGTCGCGGTATCGGTCGCAGAAATTCTCAGAGACATCTACCAGTTGCGCCGCGCGGACTTCAACCGCCACCAGATTGAATTGCAGCTCCATCTGGCCAAAGGCCTGCCCGACGTTGACGGCAACAAGAACCAGCTGCAGCAGATGTTCCTGCACCTGATCAACAATTCGCTCGACGCGTTTGGGGCCTGCAACAGCGAAGAGGCTAAGGCTCTTCGCGTAGAGGCAAGCCACGATGAGGATGGAGTCCGGGTGCTGATCTCAGACAACGGGCCGGGCTTTCTCGATCCGAATCGCGCGTTCGATCCCTTCTTTGTGACGAAGTCGCCGCGAGCCGGCGCAGGCAAAGGCCTCAGCGTCTGCTATGCCATCGCGCGCGATCACGGAGGCGAAATCTCCGCTTACAACCTGCAGCCGCACGGCGCTGCGCTTGTGATCCAGTTGCCGCTTCCCAGACGGCGTCACGAGGATGAATTGAGTGACGAAGCTCTCGCGCGCTGA
- a CDS encoding glycosyl hydrolase family 18 protein, with protein sequence MPTKLMRPIFALLSFILPLQTAIAQGTVPTFKLTVKQTSYTIFGSDPAQGTTTTVPTVLVPIALSFESKKVDGKPLVMDASGEVAAVLASPVFTNFAFASGGTTQYADAMQRTTFPNANEWHTLLGKPEVKPVTITVPAGYSYVLTSKKTGQFFAVADVEFVQRELFKQIPKQDGKLVIAVTRNTTYYVEGDATECCSWGTHGVDTATGNSFVLGSYLHDAPAVVEDTDVQPLTQQLAEFIKDPLHNPLVHFDTRPYPGNAFPAWLRLPSVPAGDQGRCGGITAATAYFLLEPTNNNEKNNIPSSKPFAARTGSATYHLQNAATLSWYLGATENLGTKYSFPDAQALPTAAMPCPARGRRTAPPMPTVAAFPQTGQPNGHQLIGYWEGYGGPGSIFPAREISPQWDVVIVAFATPDHSAPEGTMQFHTPAGLTPDQFKADIAWLKNHGHKVVISLGGGGEHFTLVAPQSASAFVSTVTNIVSEYGFDGIDIDFESPSLSIDAGDADYRHPTTPSIVNLISALRQLHDHFGSKFMISLVPEGTQIPSGYPSYGGQFGSYLPIVYAIRDILSFVDVQDYNTPPLEGLDGEIYQPGSVDYHAAMTELLLHGFDVGGDPQYHFDPLPAEKVAVGFLTPDTTPAIVSKSMDYIIAGKAPAGTKYKLLQPSGYPAMIGAMFWTIDDDRRHNYNYSNTVGPQLHSYPAAK encoded by the coding sequence ATGCCCACGAAGCTCATGCGCCCGATCTTTGCTCTTCTTTCTTTTATCCTGCCGCTGCAGACAGCGATCGCTCAGGGTACCGTGCCCACATTCAAGTTGACCGTCAAGCAGACTTCCTACACCATCTTCGGAAGCGACCCTGCGCAGGGAACAACCACGACTGTTCCCACCGTCCTCGTTCCGATCGCACTCTCGTTTGAATCGAAGAAAGTGGACGGCAAGCCTTTAGTCATGGACGCGTCAGGCGAGGTCGCAGCCGTCCTCGCCTCGCCTGTCTTTACCAACTTTGCCTTCGCATCCGGCGGAACGACGCAGTACGCTGACGCCATGCAGCGCACGACTTTCCCCAACGCAAACGAGTGGCACACGCTGCTCGGCAAGCCCGAAGTAAAACCAGTCACCATCACCGTCCCTGCAGGCTATAGCTACGTTCTCACGTCGAAGAAGACTGGCCAGTTCTTCGCCGTTGCCGACGTTGAATTTGTGCAGCGCGAGCTCTTCAAGCAAATTCCGAAGCAGGACGGCAAACTCGTCATCGCCGTCACCCGCAACACAACGTATTACGTTGAAGGGGACGCAACAGAGTGCTGCTCCTGGGGAACGCACGGCGTTGACACAGCCACCGGCAATTCCTTCGTGCTCGGTTCCTATCTGCACGACGCGCCGGCAGTCGTCGAAGACACGGATGTGCAGCCGCTCACGCAGCAGCTAGCCGAATTCATCAAAGATCCGCTGCACAATCCGCTGGTACACTTTGATACCAGGCCCTATCCCGGCAATGCCTTTCCCGCGTGGCTGCGCCTGCCATCTGTGCCTGCCGGAGATCAGGGCCGCTGTGGCGGCATTACCGCCGCGACTGCGTACTTCCTGCTCGAACCGACCAACAACAACGAGAAAAACAATATCCCGTCGTCGAAGCCCTTCGCCGCGCGCACAGGCAGCGCAACGTACCACTTGCAGAACGCAGCCACACTCTCCTGGTATTTGGGAGCAACAGAAAATCTCGGCACAAAGTACAGTTTTCCTGACGCGCAGGCGCTTCCCACCGCAGCGATGCCCTGTCCAGCGCGCGGTAGACGTACTGCGCCGCCCATGCCTACAGTTGCAGCTTTTCCTCAAACCGGGCAGCCGAACGGCCACCAGCTCATCGGTTATTGGGAGGGCTACGGCGGACCGGGTTCCATCTTTCCGGCCCGCGAAATCTCGCCGCAATGGGACGTCGTCATCGTCGCCTTCGCAACGCCGGATCACAGCGCGCCCGAGGGCACTATGCAGTTTCACACGCCTGCGGGACTCACTCCCGATCAGTTCAAAGCCGACATCGCATGGCTGAAAAACCACGGCCACAAAGTGGTGATCTCGCTCGGCGGCGGCGGCGAGCACTTCACGCTGGTCGCCCCTCAGAGCGCGTCAGCCTTTGTCTCCACGGTGACGAATATCGTCAGCGAATACGGCTTCGACGGCATCGATATCGACTTTGAGAGCCCCTCGCTCTCCATCGACGCCGGCGACGCCGACTACCGTCACCCAACTACGCCGTCGATCGTCAACCTCATCTCGGCACTGCGCCAGCTTCACGATCACTTTGGCTCGAAGTTCATGATCAGCCTTGTGCCAGAGGGCACGCAGATTCCCTCGGGCTACCCAAGCTACGGCGGACAGTTCGGATCGTATCTGCCCATCGTATACGCCATCCGTGACATCCTGTCTTTTGTCGATGTGCAGGACTACAACACGCCGCCGCTCGAGGGGCTCGACGGCGAAATCTATCAGCCCGGATCCGTCGATTACCATGCCGCCATGACTGAACTCCTGCTCCACGGCTTCGACGTAGGAGGCGACCCACAATACCACTTTGATCCCCTACCCGCAGAGAAGGTCGCCGTAGGCTTCCTCACGCCGGACACCACCCCCGCCATCGTCAGCAAGTCCATGGACTACATCATCGCGGGCAAAGCCCCGGCCGGAACAAAATACAAGCTACTTCAGCCCTCCGGCTACCCCGCCATGATCGGGGCCATGTTCTGGACAATTGACGACGATCGCCGCCACAACTACAACTACTCAAATACCGTAGGCCCACAACTGCATAGTTACCCAGCAGCTAAATAG
- a CDS encoding ComF family protein, with protein MASPPFAQAVAHGLYQDKLRALLHLLKYDGMEPVADRLGQLLAQQILRMESIPEKTLVVPVPLFKAKQRQRGFNQAEVLARAAVKALRRARPQLQMTVATGALERRRSTQVQAGLTPHQRRANLRGAFFASSPNALKGAAVLLIDDIYTTGATARACAQALRRAGARSVHVATVARAQRQEMIQPPAMPAKELPMHEDVAFWDAGFVPAAPGV; from the coding sequence ATGGCGTCCCCACCGTTTGCGCAGGCGGTTGCGCATGGGCTTTACCAGGACAAGCTGCGGGCGTTGCTCCATCTTTTGAAGTATGACGGAATGGAGCCGGTGGCGGACCGGTTGGGACAACTTCTCGCGCAGCAAATTCTGCGGATGGAAAGCATTCCCGAGAAGACGCTGGTGGTTCCGGTGCCGCTCTTCAAAGCGAAACAACGGCAGCGCGGATTCAACCAGGCGGAAGTGCTGGCGCGCGCTGCGGTAAAGGCGCTCCGGCGGGCGCGTCCCCAATTGCAAATGACGGTGGCGACTGGCGCACTGGAGCGGCGCCGCTCCACGCAAGTTCAGGCGGGGCTTACCCCGCATCAGCGTCGCGCCAATTTGCGCGGCGCTTTTTTTGCATCTTCGCCCAATGCATTGAAGGGCGCAGCTGTGCTGCTGATTGACGATATTTACACCACGGGGGCAACGGCCCGGGCATGCGCGCAGGCGCTGCGCCGCGCCGGAGCCAGAAGCGTGCATGTGGCCACAGTAGCGCGGGCGCAGCGGCAGGAGATGATTCAACCGCCTGCGATGCCGGCAAAAGAATTGCCGATGCATGAGGATGTAGCGTTCTGGGATGCGGGGTTTGTTCCTGCGGCTCCCGGCGTGTAA
- a CDS encoding EamA family transporter translates to MSIRRLLAYGAIYFLWGGSFLGIRELVAVVPPFFAAGFRFTLAGLLLVGYSHLRGRAEMPRGSLVGASTLGFIMFTLMYAALFWGEILVPSGIAAVISAMIPVWIFIGELAILRTQRATLLSVAGIVLGFAGVVVLAWQAPVSGIRTSTLAVLVLIGGTLCWSGGTLLSRRLTLPRPQTLNAGWQMAIGGALLLLLSAAAGEMRRLPPLSVLLRPTLVFSMAYLIFAASIVSFTCYVWLIAHEPVTRVSSYAYVNPVIALLAGAVLAGERLSAFQLIGVLLVLAGVFATLTGKQVAPVKKSVTV, encoded by the coding sequence ATGTCCATTCGCAGGCTGCTGGCTTATGGAGCGATCTACTTTCTATGGGGCGGCTCGTTTCTCGGGATTCGCGAGCTTGTCGCTGTAGTCCCGCCGTTCTTCGCTGCCGGGTTTCGCTTTACGCTGGCCGGATTGCTGCTGGTGGGCTACAGCCACCTGCGCGGGAGGGCCGAAATGCCGCGTGGATCGCTGGTTGGCGCCAGCACGCTCGGATTCATCATGTTTACCCTGATGTATGCGGCGCTCTTCTGGGGAGAGATTCTCGTGCCGTCAGGCATTGCCGCCGTGATCTCGGCAATGATTCCGGTATGGATCTTTATAGGCGAGCTGGCAATTCTGCGCACGCAGCGGGCGACGCTGCTGTCAGTGGCGGGCATCGTCTTGGGTTTTGCCGGAGTCGTCGTGCTTGCGTGGCAAGCTCCTGTTTCTGGCATACGCACGTCGACGCTTGCGGTACTGGTGTTGATAGGGGGCACTCTTTGCTGGTCGGGCGGGACGCTGTTGTCGCGCAGGTTGACTCTGCCCAGGCCACAGACGCTGAATGCGGGCTGGCAGATGGCGATTGGCGGTGCGCTGCTGCTTCTGCTATCGGCTGCAGCTGGAGAGATGCGCCGCCTGCCTCCACTTTCTGTCCTGCTGCGGCCGACGCTGGTTTTCAGCATGGCCTATCTCATTTTTGCGGCTTCGATTGTGTCTTTCACCTGTTATGTCTGGCTGATTGCGCATGAACCAGTGACGCGGGTGTCGAGTTACGCGTATGTGAATCCGGTGATTGCGCTGCTTGCCGGGGCGGTGCTGGCAGGGGAGCGGCTCTCAGCGTTTCAGCTGATCGGTGTGTTGCTGGTGCTGGCCGGGGTTTTCGCGACGCTGACGGGAAAACAGGTTGCTCCTGTAAAGAAGAGTGTGACGGTCTAA